From the Pedobacter cryoconitis genome, one window contains:
- a CDS encoding DUF4302 domain-containing protein, translating to MKKHLIHIAILLLIAGLAGCSKKDEASLFGDTPGQRAAAEVQKNQAFLTAAPYGWKAVIFPGLFRGRGFFFKFDEKNQVQTYADPSLKLISPAFGDPGSSGYQVKALQRPSLIFDTYSPLHILSDPSNGTVGVGYKSDFEFSFVSASPDTIKLDGNFNHAPMILIKATQAEYTAYQNKGFDAVKAAFINYAIATKGKKITLAIDATHNPECKIVTDQDNDRTFTLTYTDDKGVVQTQTTKWGPTVNSIFFQNTIVYNGIVINEVFYDSAKLSLYIQWQGKRYDLVVAP from the coding sequence ATGAAAAAACATTTAATTCATATAGCAATATTGCTGCTTATTGCTGGTTTAGCTGGCTGTAGCAAAAAGGACGAGGCCTCACTTTTCGGTGATACACCGGGGCAGCGGGCAGCGGCAGAAGTCCAAAAAAACCAGGCTTTTCTAACAGCCGCCCCATATGGCTGGAAAGCAGTCATTTTCCCGGGACTTTTTAGAGGGAGAGGTTTCTTCTTTAAGTTCGATGAGAAAAACCAGGTGCAAACCTATGCAGATCCATCACTGAAATTAATTTCTCCGGCATTTGGTGATCCGGGATCCAGTGGATATCAAGTGAAAGCTTTGCAAAGACCATCATTGATTTTCGATACCTATTCTCCATTGCATATCCTGTCTGACCCTTCGAACGGCACTGTAGGAGTAGGGTATAAGTCAGACTTTGAGTTCTCTTTTGTGAGTGCTTCACCTGATACGATTAAACTTGATGGAAACTTTAATCATGCACCAATGATTTTGATTAAAGCAACCCAGGCAGAATATACCGCTTATCAAAATAAAGGCTTTGATGCGGTAAAGGCTGCTTTTATTAATTATGCAATTGCGACTAAGGGGAAAAAGATAACACTGGCAATTGATGCTACACATAATCCTGAATGTAAAATTGTGACCGATCAGGACAATGACAGAACGTTTACACTGACTTATACGGATGATAAGGGAGTGGTGCAAACTCAAACTACCAAATGGGGACCTACAGTTAACAGTATCTTTTTTCAGAATACTATTGTTTACAATGGCATTGTGATTAATGAAGTATTCTACGATAGTGCAAAATTATCATTGTATATACAGTGGCAAGGTAAACGCTACGATCTGGTTGTTGCTCCTTAA
- a CDS encoding SusC/RagA family TonB-linked outer membrane protein: protein MKVTFVLLFSVLMHVSAAGLAQKINLNKKNSALPEIFNDLGKQSGYQFFYNERLLERAKKVDIKIQNGTLDEALKLCFKDQPFSYEIVDKTVVIKEKERSFIEALTNRAPDPIIVRGSVTFTQNDGRSETVFGVNITEKGTNNTRQTDPDGKFTINVQKGAILVFTKIGFKPHEVRISDNNPVLAIKLEESSTNLKETVITGYQQLDKKKFTGSSVKLKGDELRQTGSLDIGRALEGKVAGVSIQNVSGTFGSAPKIRIRGVTSLTGSNKPLWVVDGIALEDVVDVTNDQLSSGDASTLLGSSVAGINMNDVEDIYVLKDVAATSLYGARAMNGVVVITTKKGKIGNLVINYTGNFSSQLRPSYNGFNISNSADQMSIYSEMYGKGMLNLKDIGNKSNVGVFGKMYNNMQTLDPATGQFLLENTPDARNAFLSRYASANTDWFKLLFRNSLTQEHSLSISSGTDKAQHYTSVSFYNDNGWTIADKVKRYTFNSQNTYNFSSKLSGGILSTASFRQQQAPGTINRTQDPYFGKLSREFDINPYSYAINTSRALTPYDAQGNLEYFRMNFAPFNIINELENNQIKLTNLDVKLQLNLTYKVNPYFKYEFLGSARYAKSTQENLVNENSNRANAYRANYNSQIANANTYLYKDSDNPNAIPEVVMGAGGLYNRTDNALGSYNIRNNVSYIRSFGKHDVSLLVGQEIRSADRQDAFNNGFGYQYDNGGIPLVNYKIIKQSVEQNRQYYGMGSTYYRFASFFGTAGYTFDQKYNLTAAIRYDGSNQLGKSPQARWLPTWSVGGSWNLDQEAFLKDVTTISNLKLRASYGLSASTGNATNSALVLRTVNTLRPYSSEIESGINIKDLENSDLTYEKQYSGNIGVDAGFFNNRLNITADVYNKKGFDLIGNLRSSGIGGQIVKTGNYANLKSHGVEFSVSGEIIRAKDFGWRSTLIFSYATNKITNTKDQPIIFDMLLPAGANQLGRPVGSLYSLDFKGLDHNTGVPLFVNELGQISQKVNLQDIETKYLKYEGPVDPPYSGGFTNAFRYKAFTLTAQLVYQAGNKVRLNAAFKPEYSDLDAMPTEFRNRWVLPGDETKTNIPSILDAINNYNMDSGYYPYNNYNLSSARVANGGFVRLKYVSLTYQLPVKFASAIGMNNMSLTAAGTNLMLFFADKRLEGQDPEFFNAGGVAQPLQKQVIISLKIGL, encoded by the coding sequence ATGAAGGTAACCTTCGTTCTTCTATTCTCGGTATTAATGCACGTTAGTGCGGCCGGATTAGCCCAAAAGATCAATCTTAATAAGAAAAACAGCGCATTGCCCGAAATCTTCAATGATTTAGGTAAACAAAGCGGATACCAGTTTTTTTATAATGAACGTCTGCTTGAAAGAGCAAAAAAGGTGGACATAAAGATTCAAAATGGCACTTTAGATGAAGCATTGAAATTATGTTTCAAAGATCAGCCTTTCTCTTATGAGATTGTTGATAAGACTGTTGTCATTAAAGAAAAAGAAAGATCCTTTATCGAAGCACTCACCAACCGTGCTCCAGACCCGATCATAGTCAGGGGATCTGTAACTTTTACGCAGAACGATGGAAGGAGTGAGACCGTTTTTGGCGTGAACATTACCGAGAAAGGAACTAATAATACCAGGCAAACAGATCCTGATGGAAAATTTACTATCAATGTCCAGAAAGGGGCGATACTGGTTTTTACCAAAATCGGATTTAAGCCACACGAGGTCAGAATATCGGATAATAATCCGGTTTTAGCCATTAAACTGGAAGAGAGCTCAACGAACCTGAAAGAAACGGTAATCACTGGTTATCAGCAGTTAGACAAGAAAAAATTCACCGGTTCATCTGTAAAACTAAAAGGCGATGAACTCAGACAGACCGGATCTTTAGATATAGGCCGTGCACTGGAAGGTAAAGTAGCCGGGGTTTCTATTCAGAACGTATCAGGTACTTTTGGTTCTGCGCCAAAAATCAGGATTCGTGGTGTTACTTCATTAACCGGTTCAAACAAGCCTTTGTGGGTAGTGGATGGTATCGCACTGGAAGATGTAGTCGATGTAACGAATGATCAGCTTTCAAGTGGTGATGCGAGTACGCTTTTAGGTTCTTCAGTAGCAGGGATCAACATGAACGACGTCGAAGATATTTATGTTTTAAAAGACGTTGCCGCAACCTCACTTTATGGTGCAAGAGCAATGAACGGAGTGGTTGTCATCACCACTAAAAAAGGTAAAATCGGCAATTTAGTGATTAATTATACAGGTAATTTCAGTTCCCAGCTGCGTCCGAGCTATAATGGTTTCAATATCTCTAATTCAGCTGATCAAATGTCGATCTATTCAGAAATGTATGGAAAGGGAATGCTTAACCTTAAAGATATTGGAAACAAGTCTAATGTAGGTGTATTTGGGAAAATGTATAATAATATGCAAACGCTTGACCCTGCAACAGGACAATTTCTTTTAGAGAATACCCCTGATGCCCGTAATGCGTTCCTGAGCAGATATGCCAGTGCGAATACAGATTGGTTTAAATTATTGTTCCGCAATTCCTTAACACAAGAACATTCACTTAGTATTTCGAGCGGAACTGACAAAGCACAGCATTATACCTCTGTAAGTTTTTACAATGATAACGGATGGACTATTGCTGATAAGGTAAAACGTTATACGTTCAATTCACAGAATACCTATAATTTTTCAAGCAAACTTAGTGGAGGGATATTAAGTACGGCATCTTTCAGACAGCAACAGGCACCAGGTACAATTAATCGTACACAGGATCCTTATTTTGGTAAGCTGAGCAGAGAATTTGATATCAATCCATATAGCTATGCTATCAATACCAGCCGGGCGCTGACCCCTTACGATGCGCAAGGTAACCTGGAGTATTTCAGAATGAATTTTGCACCTTTTAATATCATTAATGAGCTGGAAAACAACCAGATTAAACTGACGAATCTGGATGTGAAATTACAACTGAACCTGACTTATAAAGTAAATCCTTATTTCAAGTATGAATTTCTTGGGTCGGCACGCTATGCTAAATCGACACAAGAAAACCTCGTGAATGAAAACTCCAACAGAGCAAATGCCTACAGAGCTAATTACAATTCACAAATCGCGAATGCGAACACTTATCTATACAAAGACTCTGATAATCCAAATGCAATACCAGAAGTGGTCATGGGTGCCGGTGGTTTATACAACCGTACAGATAACGCATTGGGAAGTTATAACATCAGAAATAATGTGAGTTATATCAGGAGTTTTGGCAAACACGATGTAAGCCTGCTTGTTGGTCAGGAAATCAGATCTGCTGATAGACAAGATGCTTTTAACAATGGTTTTGGTTACCAATATGATAATGGTGGAATACCATTGGTGAACTATAAAATCATTAAACAAAGTGTAGAGCAGAACAGACAATATTACGGAATGGGTAGTACTTATTACCGTTTCGCCTCCTTTTTTGGTACCGCTGGTTATACTTTTGACCAGAAATATAACCTGACCGCGGCAATCAGATATGACGGTTCAAATCAATTAGGCAAGTCGCCTCAGGCACGATGGTTACCTACCTGGAGTGTCGGCGGATCATGGAATCTTGATCAGGAAGCCTTTCTGAAAGATGTGACAACTATCAGTAACTTAAAACTAAGAGCAAGTTATGGACTATCTGCAAGTACAGGTAATGCGACCAATTCAGCACTTGTATTAAGGACTGTTAACACCTTAAGGCCATATTCTTCAGAAATAGAATCTGGTATCAATATCAAAGACCTGGAGAACTCAGATCTGACTTATGAAAAACAATATTCTGGTAATATTGGAGTAGATGCTGGATTTTTCAACAACAGGCTGAACATTACAGCCGATGTGTATAATAAAAAAGGGTTTGACCTGATCGGAAATTTAAGAAGCAGTGGAATTGGCGGGCAGATTGTTAAAACCGGAAACTATGCCAATTTGAAATCACATGGAGTTGAATTCTCTGTTTCTGGTGAAATTATCAGGGCAAAAGATTTTGGATGGAGATCTACCCTTATATTTTCTTATGCAACCAATAAGATTACCAACACTAAAGACCAGCCTATTATTTTTGATATGTTGCTTCCGGCAGGTGCCAATCAGCTTGGACGCCCTGTTGGTTCATTGTACTCTCTTGATTTCAAAGGCCTTGATCATAATACTGGCGTTCCTCTTTTCGTAAATGAATTGGGACAAATAAGCCAGAAGGTAAACTTACAGGATATTGAAACAAAATACCTGAAGTATGAAGGACCAGTAGACCCTCCTTATTCGGGTGGTTTTACCAATGCTTTTCGTTATAAAGCATTCACGTTAACCGCACAACTGGTTTATCAGGCTGGCAATAAAGTAAGGTTAAATGCTGCATTTAAACCAGAATACTCAGATCTGGATGCGATGCCGACAGAATTTAGAAACAGGTGGGTGCTGCCAGGTGATGAAACAAAAACCAATATACCTTCAATCCTGGATGCTATAAATAATTATAATATGGATTCTGGATATTATCCATACAACAATTATAACCTTTCTTCAGCAAGGGTTGCCAACGGAGGTTTTGTAAGATTAAAATATGTGTCATTAACCTATCAGTTACCGGTGAAATTTGCAAGTGCTATAGGGATGAACAATATGTCGCTGACTGCCGCTGGTACTAATTTAATGCTGTTTTTTGCTGATAAAAGACTCGAAGGACAAGATCCTGAATTCTTTAATGCAGGAGGTGTAGCCCAGCCTTTACAAAAGCAGGTGATTATTTCTTTAAAAATTGGATTATAA
- a CDS encoding FecR family protein, whose translation MMINEKEALTLLSKYNSGTATDTEIKLLESWYSAEILKQSLSETEEDFSHLKDEIWAGTLQRANLTEEEEHISEKRPVRSIKRWYQLTAAAVILIIGSVYLLNKQQTGENSLSKTLEIADHITAGKNKATLTLANGHQIILSDDVKGKLAEEAGVSITKTSSGELIYTVISKPDNATPSGSVYNTISTAAGENYQVVLPDGSKIKLNAASSLKYPASFAFQKDRRVELIGEAYFEVAKDKNHPFKVKTNAQEVEVLGTHFNISSYADHAITNTTLIEGSVKVSSLSYTEGKERAAHTILLKPGEQALQKANNITMVPADIEQATAWTEGWFYFKSTNLQDVLSEAAKWYDLEIVYRGAIPTDRFTGKIPKTASLGKFIKLLQLSDIKFSIEGRKMIIN comes from the coding sequence ATGATGATCAATGAGAAAGAAGCACTAACACTTCTTAGTAAATATAATTCGGGCACGGCTACAGATACGGAAATCAAACTATTAGAAAGCTGGTATAGTGCAGAAATTCTGAAACAAAGTCTTTCTGAAACTGAAGAAGATTTCAGTCACTTGAAAGACGAAATCTGGGCAGGGACCTTGCAGCGTGCAAATCTGACTGAAGAAGAAGAGCATATTTCTGAAAAAAGACCTGTAAGGTCAATTAAACGCTGGTATCAGCTTACTGCGGCAGCAGTGATATTGATTATAGGCTCCGTTTACTTATTAAACAAACAGCAGACAGGAGAAAATAGTCTTTCAAAAACTCTTGAAATAGCTGATCATATTACAGCAGGGAAAAATAAGGCTACCCTGACACTGGCTAACGGGCATCAGATCATTTTATCTGATGATGTGAAAGGGAAACTGGCAGAAGAGGCTGGGGTAAGTATTACTAAAACAAGCAGCGGAGAACTCATCTATACAGTAATTTCAAAGCCGGATAATGCAACACCATCGGGTTCAGTATATAATACAATTTCCACTGCTGCCGGAGAAAACTATCAGGTAGTTTTACCGGATGGTTCAAAAATCAAACTCAATGCGGCATCTTCTTTAAAATACCCTGCATCATTTGCTTTCCAGAAAGACCGCAGGGTTGAACTTATTGGCGAAGCTTATTTTGAAGTGGCGAAAGACAAAAATCATCCTTTTAAAGTTAAAACAAATGCACAAGAAGTGGAAGTACTAGGTACCCACTTTAACATCAGCAGTTATGCGGATCATGCCATTACAAACACCACTTTAATAGAAGGTTCAGTAAAAGTATCTTCACTAAGTTATACCGAAGGAAAAGAGAGGGCAGCGCATACCATTTTATTAAAACCAGGGGAACAAGCGCTACAGAAAGCAAATAACATTACGATGGTACCTGCTGACATTGAACAGGCTACAGCCTGGACCGAAGGCTGGTTTTACTTTAAAAGTACTAATCTGCAAGATGTATTAAGTGAAGCTGCAAAATGGTACGATCTGGAAATTGTTTACAGGGGTGCTATACCAACTGACCGCTTTACAGGGAAAATTCCTAAAACTGCCAGCCTTGGCAAATTCATCAAGCTATTACAGCTGAGCGATATTAAATTCAGTATCGAAGGCAGAAAAATGATAATCAACTAA
- a CDS encoding YiiX/YebB-like N1pC/P60 family cysteine hydrolase, whose product MRKLLICILSAVLLFFQARAQENIQLKSGDLIFQNLDCGPLCDAINAVTQGYQGNKFSHMGMVLLRNDSVLIIEASGKNVHLTPLKTFLSKSAHPHYVGRLKPAYQKLIPTALAFSMAQMGVLYDDQYLYNNGKYYCSELIYDAFKAANKNKPFFKLFPMTYKEPGSGAYFPVWKVYFEHLNMEVPEGKPGCNPGGISLSDKIDILGQYK is encoded by the coding sequence ATGCGTAAATTATTGATTTGTATTTTATCTGCCGTGCTTTTATTTTTTCAGGCCAGAGCACAGGAAAATATTCAATTAAAATCTGGTGACCTGATTTTCCAGAATTTAGACTGTGGCCCTTTATGTGACGCAATTAATGCAGTAACTCAAGGTTATCAGGGAAATAAATTCAGTCATATGGGAATGGTTTTGCTGAGAAATGATAGTGTTCTGATCATTGAAGCCTCAGGCAAAAACGTGCATCTTACACCACTCAAAACCTTTTTGTCCAAATCGGCACATCCGCATTACGTGGGAAGATTGAAACCTGCTTATCAAAAACTCATTCCAACAGCACTGGCATTTTCAATGGCACAGATGGGTGTATTGTATGATGATCAGTACTTATATAATAATGGAAAATACTATTGCTCTGAATTGATATACGATGCATTCAAGGCAGCCAACAAGAATAAGCCTTTTTTCAAATTATTCCCGATGACCTATAAAGAACCAGGATCAGGTGCTTATTTTCCGGTATGGAAAGTGTACTTTGAACACTTAAACATGGAAGTTCCTGAAGGTAAACCCGGATGTAACCCAGGCGGCATATCTTTATCTGATAAAATTGATATTTTAGGGCAATATAAATAA
- a CDS encoding substrate import-associated zinc metallohydrolase lipoprotein, which translates to MKTIINIRHGKLLLLVLIAISIFSCKKSEKLVLQDNYLGGEVSGTTPLDKDLYNLLVKPYNIEVKYKWDQSEFNMQYTLVPPQTEKVLPAATALKQIWVDPYNAETGSDVFMKTYSPKQLILSGSPQMNKDGTITAGVAEGGLDILLTNINKIDPKKPVDVQALAQLIHHEFTHILNQKKVYTTDFNKITPSDYIAEWYNSPVNPLSLGFISGYARKAPEEDFAEMVSWMLVWGRNYYENTFLKQGTPVPNPAVYPAGSYGTIFGQFYKISDVPAINKVYDGTAASIAAFFIKDLVKPDYSAGIAKIRKKEAIVVAYFKSAYNIDFYSLQTNVQKSMANAIK; encoded by the coding sequence ATGAAAACTATCATAAACATCAGACATGGGAAATTACTCCTGCTCGTACTGATTGCAATTTCTATATTTTCTTGTAAGAAGAGTGAGAAGCTGGTTCTTCAGGATAATTACCTTGGTGGAGAGGTATCAGGAACCACACCTTTGGATAAAGACCTTTATAATCTGCTGGTCAAACCTTACAATATAGAGGTCAAATATAAATGGGATCAGTCAGAATTTAATATGCAGTATACATTGGTTCCTCCACAAACAGAAAAAGTTCTGCCAGCGGCAACTGCTTTAAAGCAAATATGGGTAGATCCATATAATGCCGAAACCGGGAGTGATGTGTTCATGAAAACTTATTCTCCTAAGCAGTTGATTTTATCAGGTAGTCCGCAAATGAATAAGGATGGAACTATTACTGCCGGTGTAGCTGAAGGTGGCCTTGATATTTTACTGACTAACATCAATAAGATAGACCCTAAAAAGCCAGTTGATGTTCAAGCTTTAGCGCAATTAATCCATCATGAATTTACGCATATCCTTAACCAGAAAAAGGTATATACTACTGATTTTAATAAAATAACTCCCTCTGATTATATTGCGGAATGGTATAATTCTCCAGTGAATCCACTTTCATTAGGTTTTATCTCAGGATATGCAAGAAAAGCTCCGGAAGAAGATTTTGCAGAGATGGTTTCCTGGATGCTTGTCTGGGGCAGGAATTATTATGAAAACACCTTTCTTAAACAAGGTACTCCGGTTCCAAACCCGGCTGTATATCCTGCCGGATCTTATGGGACAATATTTGGTCAATTCTATAAAATATCAGACGTTCCGGCCATTAATAAAGTCTATGATGGCACTGCGGCTTCAATTGCTGCCTTTTTCATCAAGGATCTCGTTAAACCAGATTATTCAGCCGGAATAGCGAAAATCAGAAAAAAAGAAGCTATTGTGGTAGCCTACTTTAAATCAGCCTATAATATTGATTTTTATAGTTTGCAGACGAATGTACAAAAGTCTATGGCCAACGCGATTAAATAA
- a CDS encoding RNA polymerase sigma factor, with protein MGMYGEYSDSELIELLKSGDRFAFTEIYNRYWSVLFAQVYKMLRDEDDAKDVIQEIFSKLWINAAAIKSNHNLGGLLYTAARNKVLNSIEKSKVRHDYAKSIAAFVSETDPDTIDKLDEKRLSKIIEREIQSLPPKMREIFELSRKENLSHKEIAEKLNLSDQTVKKQVQNALKIIRPRIEQIGFSLIVLIIFR; from the coding sequence ATGGGCATGTATGGTGAGTATTCAGATAGTGAACTGATTGAATTATTGAAATCTGGTGATCGCTTTGCATTTACTGAAATTTATAATCGGTACTGGAGTGTTTTATTTGCACAAGTTTATAAGATGCTCAGGGATGAAGATGATGCTAAAGATGTTATTCAGGAAATATTCAGTAAACTCTGGATAAATGCAGCAGCAATTAAATCCAATCATAATTTAGGCGGCCTGTTATATACTGCCGCAAGAAATAAGGTGCTTAATAGTATTGAAAAAAGTAAAGTCCGCCACGACTATGCAAAATCTATTGCTGCTTTTGTCTCAGAAACAGATCCTGATACCATAGATAAACTGGATGAAAAAAGACTCAGTAAAATTATTGAACGTGAAATTCAGAGTCTGCCACCAAAAATGCGGGAGATTTTTGAACTGAGCCGCAAAGAAAATCTTTCCCATAAAGAGATTGCTGAAAAGCTGAATTTATCAGACCAGACGGTGAAAAAACAAGTACAGAATGCGTTGAAAATTATCCGGCCAAGAATTGAACAAATAGGTTTTAGCTTAATTGTTTTAATTATTTTCAGATAA
- a CDS encoding ROK family protein: MANNEQEKESTNILSIDIGGTGIKACILKENGELFSEYTKLPTPKDSTPENVIKVIHELVAPLTPYSKIAIGFPGYVKCGIVETAPNLAKNQWAGYPLAQHISDSLGKPVRLINDADQQALGIISGKGFEIVLTLGTGFGTALTFDGELLPHLELSHLPVTKNKDYDDYIGEKAFQKEGDKKWNERLKRIIEIYKTVFNYDVLYLGGGNSKHINFELEHNIHLVSNRDGIKGGAKLWAAQEKYHVFTTYPKSNTTNGK, from the coding sequence ATGGCCAACAACGAGCAAGAAAAAGAGAGTACCAATATTTTATCAATTGATATTGGCGGGACCGGTATCAAGGCCTGTATCTTAAAAGAAAATGGCGAACTATTCTCTGAATATACAAAACTGCCAACACCCAAGGATTCTACTCCTGAAAATGTAATTAAAGTTATTCATGAATTGGTTGCCCCGCTTACCCCTTATAGTAAAATAGCAATCGGTTTTCCGGGCTATGTAAAATGTGGTATCGTGGAAACGGCCCCCAACTTAGCGAAAAACCAATGGGCAGGTTATCCGCTTGCACAGCATATCAGTGATAGTTTAGGCAAACCTGTCCGGTTAATTAATGATGCAGATCAACAGGCACTGGGCATTATATCAGGTAAAGGTTTCGAAATCGTACTTACTTTAGGTACAGGTTTTGGTACGGCCTTAACTTTTGACGGAGAATTACTTCCGCACCTTGAGCTTTCTCATCTTCCAGTAACAAAAAACAAGGATTATGATGATTATATCGGTGAGAAAGCTTTCCAGAAAGAGGGCGACAAGAAATGGAACGAAAGACTAAAACGAATTATAGAAATTTATAAAACAGTGTTTAACTATGATGTTCTTTATCTTGGAGGCGGAAATTCTAAACACATCAATTTTGAACTGGAGCACAATATCCACCTTGTTTCTAACAGGGATGGCATAAAAGGCGGTGCAAAATTATGGGCTGCTCAGGAAAAATATCACGTTTTCACTACCTATCCAAAATCAAATACAACAAATGGAAAGTAA
- a CDS encoding RagB/SusD family nutrient uptake outer membrane protein: MKIKHIHNKIAVMMLGTLICATSLSGCKKMLDTSPDNRAELNNPDKVSQLLTSAYPSEDYITFCESMTDNAGDRGYKTVYNNALLNDNPYRFTDFSSSDDGAVDTYWGACYSAIAAANQALQAINTASNPSDYSAYKGEALIARAYSHFMLVSLFSKTYDPATAATDLGIPYVTEPEKTLYKSYERKTVAYVYDMIEKDLTEGMPLLNDNAYKVPAYRFTKAAAHAFASRFYLFKKQYDKVIEQANLTFPANIGNYLRPWNSTYLTLTDAGKAAIYTSSTEKANLLLATTASIWNNGWQLYRYGLNSTLQKQIYTQPNITGGRWADQAQGYGASGEMMGLNKWRGNFINTTPLIGNNYIYVPLLSAEEVLFNKAEALVMQGNNAAALADLNTYLSTRITNYNAAANSISETKATAFYKTGDTKQALINTILDFKRVEFMQEGLRWFDILRYNLPVAHVDENNKQFLLPANDLRRVLQIPQTAQTAGGLQANPR, encoded by the coding sequence ATGAAAATAAAACATATTCATAATAAAATAGCTGTAATGATGTTAGGTACACTTATTTGTGCCACATCCTTATCAGGTTGCAAAAAAATGCTCGATACTTCGCCAGATAACAGAGCCGAGCTTAATAATCCGGACAAAGTATCACAGCTGCTTACCTCTGCTTACCCGAGTGAAGATTATATTACTTTCTGCGAATCGATGACTGATAATGCGGGTGATCGTGGTTATAAAACAGTTTATAACAATGCTTTGCTAAATGATAATCCTTACCGGTTTACAGATTTTTCGTCATCGGATGATGGAGCTGTTGATACTTACTGGGGCGCTTGTTACAGTGCGATTGCAGCAGCTAATCAGGCCTTACAAGCCATTAACACCGCTAGTAATCCTTCAGATTACAGTGCTTACAAAGGAGAAGCGTTAATTGCAAGGGCATATTCTCATTTTATGCTGGTTTCTCTTTTTTCAAAAACCTATGATCCAGCTACAGCAGCAACAGATCTTGGAATTCCCTATGTAACAGAGCCTGAGAAAACATTGTATAAATCTTATGAACGTAAAACGGTGGCCTACGTATATGATATGATTGAGAAGGATTTAACTGAGGGAATGCCTTTATTAAATGATAATGCATATAAAGTTCCAGCTTACCGCTTTACAAAGGCTGCTGCCCATGCTTTTGCAAGCCGGTTTTACCTGTTTAAAAAACAATACGACAAAGTAATTGAACAGGCAAACCTTACCTTTCCAGCTAATATTGGTAATTATTTAAGGCCATGGAATTCAACTTATTTAACCCTGACAGATGCTGGAAAAGCAGCGATTTATACAAGTTCTACTGAAAAGGCTAACCTGTTACTGGCAACTACGGCTTCCATTTGGAATAACGGCTGGCAATTGTACAGATATGGATTAAATTCAACGCTCCAGAAGCAAATTTATACTCAGCCTAATATTACTGGCGGCAGATGGGCTGATCAGGCACAAGGGTACGGTGCAAGTGGTGAGATGATGGGGCTTAATAAATGGCGTGGCAATTTTATTAATACAACTCCATTAATTGGTAATAATTATATCTACGTCCCTTTATTAAGTGCAGAAGAAGTCTTGTTTAATAAAGCAGAAGCTCTGGTAATGCAAGGTAACAATGCAGCTGCCCTTGCAGACCTTAATACTTATTTAAGTACAAGAATCACCAATTATAACGCAGCAGCTAATAGTATAAGCGAAACTAAGGCAACCGCTTTTTATAAAACCGGAGACACTAAACAAGCATTAATTAATACCATCCTTGATTTTAAAAGAGTTGAGTTTATGCAGGAGGGATTGAGATGGTTTGATATTCTTCGTTATAACCTGCCTGTTGCTCACGTAGACGAAAATAATAAACAGTTTTTATTGCCTGCTAATGATTTGAGAAGAGTATTACAAATTCCTCAAACCGCACAAACGGCCGGGGGATTACAAGCAAATCCAAGGTAG